A part of Desulfotomaculum nigrificans DSM 574 genomic DNA contains:
- a CDS encoding YitT family protein, which produces MTLAKQTIARIIKRTIFLTLGALVAAAGLELFLIPNQLVDGGIIGISIMASYLSKLPLSLFIIGLNLPFLVLGYLHIGKTFTLSTLYAVSALSYFTTILHPVPGFTNDLLLATVFGGIVLGIGVGLILRYGGSLDGTEITALILGPKLSFSVGEVVMFFNIFILGSAGFVFGWERAMYSLITYFVAYKTIDIVIQGLEESKSVMIISDKAEEISDTILHRLGRGVTHLYAKGGYTQEDKEVLYCVVTRLEVAKLRGIVLDIDPEAFIAIEEVHDVHGGRFKKKAIHGHSKPATK; this is translated from the coding sequence ATGACATTGGCTAAACAAACCATAGCCAGAATTATAAAAAGGACCATTTTTCTTACCCTTGGCGCCCTGGTTGCGGCCGCCGGGCTAGAGTTATTTTTAATACCCAACCAATTGGTAGACGGCGGCATCATTGGTATTTCCATTATGGCCAGTTATTTATCTAAATTGCCTCTATCACTGTTTATTATAGGATTAAACCTACCCTTCCTGGTGTTGGGTTATCTACACATTGGTAAAACCTTTACCCTGTCGACTCTTTATGCAGTATCAGCGCTGTCTTATTTCACCACTATTTTACACCCTGTTCCGGGCTTTACTAACGATTTATTGCTGGCCACTGTATTTGGCGGCATTGTCCTGGGCATTGGAGTTGGTCTAATCCTACGCTACGGTGGGTCACTGGATGGGACAGAAATTACCGCTCTGATTTTAGGTCCCAAATTAAGCTTTTCTGTGGGCGAAGTGGTAATGTTTTTTAACATTTTTATTTTGGGCAGCGCCGGTTTTGTGTTTGGTTGGGAAAGGGCCATGTATTCTTTAATTACCTATTTTGTGGCTTATAAAACCATCGATATCGTCATCCAGGGATTAGAGGAATCAAAGTCAGTGATGATTATCTCCGATAAAGCTGAAGAAATATCTGATACTATTTTGCATCGACTGGGCCGGGGGGTTACCCATCTGTATGCTAAGGGAGGGTATACCCAGGAAGATAAAGAGGTACTTTATTGTGTGGTAACCAGGCTGGAAGTGGCAAAGTTAAGAGGTATTGTTTTGGATATTGATCCGGAAGCCTTTATTGCTATTGAAGAAGTTCATGACGTACATGGGGGTAGGTTTAAGAAGAAAGCCATTCACGGGCATAGTAAACCGGCCACTAAATAA
- a CDS encoding anion permease — translation MAPIVFAMAPLLKLNSVAFTLAVLNVDTYALILPMEVTASLIAYSSGEFSFVEFMKVGSILTLCAIIYIALVMVPWWAINGFPLWAM, via the coding sequence ATGGCACCCATTGTCTTTGCGATGGCCCCGTTACTTAAATTAAACAGTGTGGCCTTTACCCTGGCTGTTTTAAATGTGGATACTTACGCATTGATTTTACCTATGGAGGTAACAGCTTCTCTAATTGCTTATAGTTCCGGCGAATTTAGTTTTGTTGAGTTTATGAAGGTAGGGAGTATTTTAACCCTCTGCGCTATCATTTATATTGCCCTAGTAATGGTGCCCTGGTGGGCCATTAATGGATTCCCCCTTTGGGCCATGTAG
- a CDS encoding TIGR04076 family protein produces MYDLRVVVEEVRGFCDLPMRPGDYFEVKGGRIIIPDGKHICMWALAAMLPMFPAKQRKIAETNDWLPSTQHMCCPDPNGMVIYRIERIPVGDSVSPACADQGINPKEDKPFPRMLVNEKVCSGCRSCELACSFHKTGMFSETESRVRVSKDEPNGLDRPLVCRQCGNARCVQACPVGALERHPETHAVQLKPEICQGCGACAEACPFGSIHFKDGKPLICDLCGGDPKCVDRCATGALRFGRAGEAPLKGGARAAMK; encoded by the coding sequence GTGTACGATTTACGTGTTGTAGTTGAGGAGGTCCGTGGGTTTTGTGATTTACCCATGCGGCCCGGAGATTATTTTGAGGTTAAGGGTGGGAGAATTATTATCCCCGATGGTAAGCACATTTGCATGTGGGCCCTCGCAGCCATGCTGCCCATGTTTCCCGCCAAGCAGAGAAAGATAGCTGAGACTAATGACTGGCTACCCAGTACGCAGCATATGTGCTGCCCTGATCCTAACGGTATGGTAATTTACCGTATCGAACGGATACCTGTGGGAGATAGCGTTTCCCCTGCCTGTGCCGATCAAGGAATTAATCCCAAGGAAGACAAGCCTTTTCCTCGCATGCTAGTTAACGAAAAAGTATGCTCAGGATGCCGTTCCTGTGAATTGGCTTGTAGTTTTCATAAAACCGGTATGTTTTCCGAAACAGAGTCCCGGGTTCGGGTTAGTAAAGACGAACCCAACGGCCTGGATCGTCCCCTGGTGTGCCGCCAGTGCGGCAACGCCCGCTGTGTGCAGGCTTGCCCCGTTGGTGCCCTGGAGCGCCATCCGGAGACCCATGCGGTGCAGCTTAAACCTGAGATTTGCCAGGGCTGCGGAGCCTGCGCCGAGGCCTGTCCCTTTGGCTCCATTCATTTTAAAGATGGCAAACCTTTGATTTGTGATTTATGCGGCGGTGATCCCAAGTGTGTGGACCGTTGTGCGACTGGTGCTTTACGTTTTGGCCGGGCCGGTGAGGCACCCCTTAAGGGTGGCGCCAGGGCGGCTATGAAGTAG
- a CDS encoding amino acid permease, which yields MTKSDIVAREKGLLRDLSQGQLTMIALGSAIGTGLFLGSGFAVSLAGPAVILSYVVAAIVALIMMGCLSEMAVAHPAAGSFGAYAEMYIGPFAGWSVRYTYWACQVIAVGGEVVAAAIYMQYWFPNIPSWIWMVAFAALMVYINASSVSNFGTFEYWFSMIKVSAIVFFIITGVAVVFGIGTEPIGVANLTKEGGFFPKGLSGVWMGVVMAIFSFIGVEVVAVTSGEAKHPEVAIPKAMRTMVLRLIIFYLFSLTIMLCVVPWTQAGGKVSPFVQVFSAVGIPYAAGIMNFVVLTAALSSMNANLYLTSRMMFSLARGNYAPRVLGKLSKRGTPVNALLASTGGIALAVLLQTLGNESAYLYTFGIALFGALFVWSMIIVTFFRFRASRIREGAKPLPTRMPLHPVLPGIGLVLLVSIMVTFYFHEFFRVGVYSGIGWLILMYISYLAFGRRNYAATDKQVLIDTNNA from the coding sequence GTGACCAAATCTGATATAGTGGCCAGAGAAAAAGGATTGCTGAGAGATTTGTCCCAAGGCCAATTAACTATGATTGCCCTTGGTAGTGCCATTGGTACCGGACTTTTTTTAGGTAGCGGCTTTGCCGTTAGCCTGGCTGGACCGGCAGTAATTTTAAGTTATGTGGTGGCTGCCATTGTGGCCCTAATTATGATGGGCTGCCTGTCAGAGATGGCGGTGGCTCACCCGGCAGCCGGATCCTTCGGAGCCTACGCTGAGATGTACATTGGGCCATTCGCTGGTTGGTCAGTTCGTTACACCTATTGGGCCTGCCAGGTAATTGCGGTGGGCGGTGAAGTGGTAGCTGCCGCCATTTATATGCAGTATTGGTTCCCCAACATTCCCAGTTGGATCTGGATGGTAGCCTTCGCAGCCCTGATGGTGTATATTAATGCCAGTTCGGTATCCAATTTTGGTACCTTTGAATACTGGTTCTCCATGATTAAGGTTAGCGCCATTGTCTTCTTTATTATTACCGGTGTGGCTGTTGTCTTTGGTATAGGCACTGAACCTATTGGCGTAGCCAATTTAACTAAAGAAGGTGGCTTTTTCCCCAAAGGCTTAAGCGGCGTTTGGATGGGTGTTGTGATGGCCATCTTTAGCTTTATTGGAGTTGAAGTGGTGGCTGTTACCTCCGGGGAAGCTAAGCACCCGGAAGTGGCCATTCCCAAAGCCATGCGCACCATGGTACTACGGTTAATTATTTTTTACCTGTTTAGTTTGACCATCATGCTTTGTGTGGTTCCCTGGACCCAGGCCGGTGGTAAAGTAAGCCCCTTTGTTCAGGTATTTTCCGCTGTAGGGATTCCCTACGCAGCCGGCATTATGAACTTTGTAGTGTTGACTGCGGCTCTGTCCAGTATGAACGCTAACTTATACTTGACATCCCGGATGATGTTCTCCCTGGCCCGTGGTAATTATGCTCCTCGGGTTTTAGGTAAGCTGAGTAAAAGGGGTACACCTGTCAACGCCCTGCTGGCTTCCACCGGGGGAATTGCCCTGGCTGTATTGCTGCAGACCCTGGGCAATGAAAGTGCTTATCTTTACACCTTTGGTATTGCCCTATTCGGAGCGTTGTTTGTATGGAGCATGATTATTGTTACCTTCTTCCGTTTCCGGGCCAGCCGGATCCGGGAAGGAGCTAAACCACTACCGACCCGCATGCCCCTGCATCCGGTTTTACCCGGCATTGGCCTGGTGCTGCTGGTATCTATTATGGTCACCTTCTATTTTCATGAATTCTTCCGGGTTGGTGTCTATAGCGGTATCGGTTGGCTTATTCTGATGTATATCTCTTATCTGGCCTTTGGACGTAGAAATTACGCCGCTACAGACAAACAAGTATTAATAGATACTAACAATGCCTAA
- a CDS encoding Crp/Fnr family transcriptional regulator has product MTTINLTKNEEKRLGSVGFLVKYPKGQIIFTAGQRTNEVYFIKSGWVRIYRTISDGRQVTVALRYPGDFIGLAEIFSGTGRECCAEAMDDVSLYIIWGEEFKRLLAESPEFSAKIMQLMGARLRESQNTIHDFISNHVHGRLALVLKNMAERSGKVKDDIIHVRLRITQEELACMVGAARQTVSSTLTLFKEEGCIIYEGRDIVAVNPQKLASWIE; this is encoded by the coding sequence ATGACTACCATAAATCTCACAAAAAATGAAGAAAAACGATTGGGCTCTGTTGGTTTCTTGGTTAAGTACCCCAAAGGACAAATCATTTTTACGGCCGGTCAAAGGACAAACGAGGTATATTTTATTAAGAGTGGATGGGTTAGAATCTATCGTACAATTAGTGACGGGCGGCAAGTTACCGTAGCTCTCCGCTATCCGGGTGATTTTATTGGCTTGGCTGAAATATTTAGCGGTACCGGTAGGGAATGCTGTGCCGAAGCAATGGACGACGTTTCTTTATATATTATCTGGGGTGAAGAATTTAAGAGATTACTGGCGGAAAGCCCGGAGTTCAGCGCCAAAATTATGCAGTTAATGGGTGCCAGGTTGCGTGAGTCACAAAATACTATCCATGATTTTATCAGTAATCATGTACATGGACGATTAGCCCTGGTATTAAAAAATATGGCCGAACGATCCGGTAAGGTAAAAGATGATATCATTCATGTTAGATTAAGGATTACCCAAGAGGAACTGGCGTGTATGGTAGGTGCTGCCCGGCAAACAGTTTCCTCCACCCTTACTCTGTTTAAGGAAGAGGGATGTATCATCTATGAGGGTAGGGATATTGTAGCCGTAAATCCTCAAAAGTTGGCCAGTTGGATTGAGTAA
- a CDS encoding 4Fe-4S binding protein, producing the protein MPPVVDKEKCIGCGNCEEICPGDLMEIDEATNTAFCRSKRDCWDCMACVKDCPTGAIETRIPYQLGYYPAKLIPKKKEKEIEWTCIDINGNVEKFIVRTRNK; encoded by the coding sequence ATGCCACCAGTAGTAGACAAAGAAAAATGCATTGGTTGTGGTAATTGCGAAGAAATTTGCCCCGGTGATTTAATGGAGATTGATGAGGCCACTAATACTGCCTTCTGCCGCTCTAAGCGGGACTGCTGGGACTGCATGGCCTGTGTTAAAGATTGCCCCACAGGTGCTATAGAAACCAGAATACCTTACCAGCTGGGATATTATCCGGCCAAGTTGATCCCCAAGAAGAAAGAAAAAGAAATTGAATGGACCTGTATTGATATAAATGGAAATGTAGAAAAATTTATTGTAAGAACTCGTAACAAATAG
- a CDS encoding adenylyl-sulfate reductase subunit alpha encodes MPRASLPTNVGEIEKVYIDTDILIIGAGNAGCFAGIEAKRRNPDLKVTLMEKAHIDRSGCLAGGMDAINTYIKKGRTIEDFVRWSRSQAGGLLREDLTITMAEVLNQPIEEWEEWGMPIKYEEDGEEYKTRGKWDITISGSEMKVILAEKTREFGCDILNRVVATNYLMDGERVIGAIGFGVRDGKVYIIRAKATLIATGGAAGLYKPYQNDGNDSHHQLWYSPFNVGTGYAMGIRAGAEMTTFEMRWCATRTKDFNGPIDTISVGYKTPMINCKGEQILNTRYAHLGGDAAPRFIRANLPMDEWREGRGPCFVDTRNMTPEQIHDMKVDYLNERPSYVLFLASRAQNLTQDPIEIYGSDPYIVGGHTASGYWVDVKRQTTLPGLFACGDVAGGTPNKFVGGCAAEGLLAARAAVEYVAAVEPGQINEAQINQEIERIFAPGFRYRIVGDGIKPREMEERLQRLMDEYAGGVHQFFRMNREGLEYALRHIKLMQQQAQYLMASDLHELMEAHEVIDRLDVAEVLVHHLMYREETRWPGWQTRADFPEKNDEKFDCFVNSRRNPETGEVEMFTRPYEQIIPGDRLKA; translated from the coding sequence ATGCCTAGAGCCAGTTTACCAACTAATGTTGGAGAAATTGAGAAGGTTTATATTGATACCGATATATTAATCATTGGTGCTGGTAACGCCGGATGCTTTGCCGGGATTGAAGCCAAACGTCGCAATCCGGATTTAAAAGTAACCTTAATGGAAAAGGCCCATATTGACCGTAGCGGTTGCCTGGCAGGCGGTATGGACGCCATTAACACTTACATCAAGAAGGGTCGTACAATAGAAGATTTCGTGCGCTGGAGTCGTTCCCAGGCCGGTGGTCTGTTACGGGAAGACCTGACCATTACAATGGCTGAAGTATTAAATCAGCCAATTGAAGAGTGGGAAGAATGGGGCATGCCCATTAAGTACGAAGAAGACGGGGAAGAATACAAAACTCGTGGTAAATGGGATATCACTATCAGTGGTTCAGAAATGAAAGTGATTCTAGCCGAGAAAACCCGAGAATTTGGTTGCGATATTTTAAACCGTGTAGTAGCTACTAACTATTTAATGGATGGCGAAAGAGTAATCGGAGCCATTGGCTTTGGTGTAAGGGACGGGAAAGTTTATATCATTAGGGCTAAGGCTACTCTGATTGCTACCGGTGGTGCTGCCGGGCTTTATAAACCATACCAAAATGACGGTAACGACAGCCACCACCAGCTTTGGTACTCTCCCTTTAATGTAGGCACCGGTTATGCCATGGGTATACGCGCCGGTGCTGAGATGACTACCTTTGAAATGCGCTGGTGTGCCACCAGGACCAAGGATTTTAACGGTCCTATCGATACTATTTCAGTTGGTTACAAGACACCGATGATTAACTGCAAAGGTGAACAAATTTTAAATACTCGTTATGCCCACCTCGGTGGTGATGCAGCACCAAGGTTTATTCGGGCTAACCTGCCCATGGATGAATGGCGTGAAGGCCGGGGCCCTTGTTTTGTTGATACAAGGAACATGACACCGGAACAAATTCATGATATGAAGGTAGATTACCTTAACGAACGTCCCAGTTATGTTTTGTTCCTGGCCAGTAGAGCCCAAAATTTAACCCAAGACCCCATTGAGATTTACGGTTCCGACCCGTACATTGTAGGTGGCCACACCGCCAGTGGTTATTGGGTAGATGTTAAGAGACAGACCACCTTGCCGGGATTATTTGCTTGTGGTGATGTAGCCGGTGGCACGCCTAACAAATTTGTAGGTGGTTGTGCTGCCGAAGGTTTACTGGCAGCCAGGGCAGCAGTGGAGTATGTAGCTGCTGTAGAACCTGGGCAAATTAACGAAGCACAAATAAACCAAGAAATTGAGCGGATTTTTGCTCCCGGTTTCCGTTACCGGATAGTAGGTGATGGGATTAAACCCAGAGAAATGGAAGAAAGGCTACAGCGTTTGATGGATGAGTATGCAGGCGGGGTACACCAGTTTTTCCGTATGAACCGTGAAGGTTTGGAATATGCGCTGCGCCATATCAAGCTCATGCAACAGCAGGCACAGTACTTAATGGCCTCCGACTTGCATGAGCTGATGGAAGCCCATGAAGTAATTGACCGGCTAGATGTGGCCGAAGTATTGGTACATCACCTAATGTATCGTGAAGAAACCAGGTGGCCGGGTTGGCAAACCAGAGCCGATTTCCCCGAGAAGAATGATGAGAAGTTCGATTGCTTTGTCAACTCACGCCGCAACCCAGAAACAGGTGAAGTGGAAATGTTTACTCGCCCATACGAACAAATTATCCCTGGTGACAGGTTAAAAGCGTAA
- a CDS encoding aldehyde ferredoxin oxidoreductase family protein — protein sequence MTCGYGGRVLRVNLTTGKFTVEPLEQDLARGYLGGRGFNMRRLYDEISPQLDGLSPENKLFIGVGPLVGTMFPGAARFNISAKSPQTGILGDSNAGGFFAPEIKFAGYDQIIIEGKAPKPVYLFIHNDTVALKPAEHLWGLDIWQTQAAILNELGDPRVQVAAIGTAAENGVRFAGVFTNLVRAAARTGMGTVMGAKNLKAIAVRGTNPVQVADPDEFDRLLKDIDRAIYEHREYPARALMGTTKLVHALNEAGCLATRHFQTGRFHKAEEVSGEALAETYKLKSKSCFACTIPCSRFFAVTDGPFAGLKSEGPEFEGLAGFSSRVGVTDLAAALKAVDLCNRYGLDVISTSEVISFAMELYEKGIISRSEADGLDLSWGNVDTVLTLINKINTREGFGNILADGVRAAARLIGRGSEELALHVKGLELFQADPRGLKAYALGFAVASRGGDHLRSEPSFEFSEDAAAGERLYGHPDAAFRLKYKGKGRVVKHYEEWSALSDCLEACKNTIVNMEIIDFRLAAQLMRAVAGWDIDGDEVQAICERVVNLERAFNVREGLSRQDDTLPKRFTHEPLPADSGPSAGSVVELEPMLDEYYQARGWDINTGRPTGTKLRQLGLTKEADELEERGLING from the coding sequence ATGACCTGTGGATATGGCGGCAGAGTATTAAGAGTGAACTTAACCACCGGCAAATTTACCGTTGAACCGCTGGAGCAGGATCTGGCGAGAGGTTATTTAGGTGGCCGGGGTTTTAATATGCGCCGGTTATATGATGAAATTTCGCCCCAACTGGACGGTTTAAGTCCGGAAAATAAATTGTTTATTGGTGTCGGCCCGCTGGTGGGAACCATGTTTCCGGGGGCGGCCAGATTTAATATTAGCGCCAAGTCACCGCAAACCGGTATCCTGGGTGACTCCAACGCCGGCGGTTTTTTTGCCCCGGAGATCAAGTTTGCCGGTTACGATCAAATTATCATTGAAGGTAAAGCCCCTAAACCGGTGTACCTGTTTATTCATAATGATACTGTGGCTTTAAAACCGGCAGAGCACCTCTGGGGGTTAGATATATGGCAGACCCAGGCAGCTATACTCAATGAACTGGGGGACCCCAGGGTGCAGGTGGCCGCCATTGGTACGGCAGCCGAAAACGGCGTACGCTTCGCCGGAGTGTTTACCAACTTGGTTCGGGCGGCGGCCAGGACCGGTATGGGCACGGTGATGGGCGCCAAAAATCTTAAGGCCATTGCCGTTAGGGGGACCAACCCGGTGCAGGTGGCAGACCCGGATGAATTTGACCGGTTGCTTAAGGATATTGACCGGGCCATTTATGAGCACCGGGAATATCCTGCCCGGGCCTTGATGGGTACCACCAAACTGGTGCATGCCCTGAACGAAGCCGGTTGTTTGGCCACCCGCCATTTCCAAACCGGGCGTTTTCACAAAGCTGAAGAGGTTAGCGGTGAGGCCCTGGCTGAGACCTACAAGTTAAAATCTAAATCCTGCTTTGCCTGCACCATTCCCTGCAGCCGTTTCTTTGCGGTAACTGATGGCCCCTTTGCCGGACTAAAAAGCGAAGGGCCGGAATTTGAAGGATTGGCCGGCTTTAGCTCCCGGGTGGGAGTGACGGATTTGGCTGCTGCCTTAAAAGCGGTAGATTTATGCAACCGTTACGGCCTGGATGTTATTTCCACCTCAGAAGTGATATCCTTTGCCATGGAGCTGTATGAAAAGGGCATTATTTCTCGTTCCGAAGCAGACGGGCTGGATTTGTCCTGGGGTAACGTGGATACCGTGCTAACCCTGATTAATAAAATCAATACCCGGGAGGGCTTTGGTAATATTCTAGCCGATGGGGTCAGGGCGGCCGCCCGCTTGATTGGCCGTGGTTCTGAGGAACTGGCTTTGCATGTTAAGGGGCTGGAATTATTCCAGGCGGACCCCAGAGGCTTAAAGGCCTACGCCCTGGGCTTTGCGGTGGCCAGCCGGGGTGGCGATCACCTGCGTTCGGAGCCTTCCTTTGAATTCAGTGAGGATGCGGCAGCGGGTGAGAGGTTGTACGGCCACCCGGATGCCGCCTTCCGCTTGAAGTATAAAGGCAAGGGGCGGGTAGTTAAGCACTATGAAGAGTGGTCTGCCCTGTCCGACTGCCTGGAGGCCTGCAAAAATACCATCGTCAATATGGAAATCATAGATTTCCGGTTAGCAGCTCAGTTGATGCGGGCAGTGGCCGGTTGGGATATTGACGGCGATGAGGTACAGGCCATTTGTGAACGAGTGGTCAACCTGGAACGGGCCTTTAACGTGAGAGAAGGTCTATCCAGACAGGATGATACCCTGCCCAAACGATTTACCCATGAGCCATTGCCTGCTGACTCCGGTCCCTCTGCCGGTAGCGTTGTGGAACTGGAACCCATGTTGGATGAATATTATCAGGCCAGGGGTTGGGATATTAATACCGGGCGGCCCACCGGCACCAAATTGCGTCAACTGGGCCTGACCAAAGAAGCTGATGAATTGGAGGAGCGGGGGTTAATTAATGGATAA